In Nitrosarchaeum koreense MY1, one genomic interval encodes:
- a CDS encoding N-6 DNA methylase, translating to MDTIHYETEVDALYNYISRLEEEYGFNQKNIRKEVPIQVGPKRQLADIIVYKDGLPYILIEVKQKIPENPELIKQNLELISSLLGNQYSVITDGIYDLCYIVQNSSQQNKLKSIPDIPSTYSSSSTKKQKRHIILKSPELFFWNICDVLRSKTKSRYLTEKEISDDLLKLIGAKIFDENNSEKPQFVADNSENYLKIVTRIENILEQLNKKQKSQIFEPKFKLPHDILVEIIFKIQKYSLTKSKITDSKLGFPYFIFTKNSGEFLTPPNIASFLTNLFPITSEMKVLDLACGTGKLLFDAGKKGATIVGLDINESMTNLAKINCYLHEIENATILCTNSLDSLDTLSKKSNDVIQPNSFDLIMTHPPFGLTPQIEYQKFSMLTTSGSKYVEALFIERSWELLKEGGKLVIILPEGIISNKITLAVREFITKNFKILGIVGLPDYAFYPYSSIKTSILILEKLGPKIYQNSYNVFIANAENLGYDKHGSSTNANDFSQIIEEFHVFLKTNKGHTFDTSLNEELRLDGNYFKNISNLGTQKQICLLKEITDISIGVKNHKLRKGDKYRIVKGQQIKDFEIDLSTADLTGFELISMDKFLLKNKDIVLTRSGTVGNVGLCKNVENVIYSDNVIRIRINSNKIIPEYLTSFLHSELGQKQLRQCTTGSTIRGISLSNLEKIQIPILSMSEQNKIAQKLEDILYQKSKLKDASIKFEESKSRLSKIIEEITMEQN from the coding sequence GTGGATACCATTCACTATGAAACCGAAGTAGATGCACTCTATAACTATATTTCACGTTTAGAAGAGGAATATGGTTTTAACCAAAAAAACATCAGAAAAGAAGTTCCAATACAAGTAGGACCTAAACGGCAGTTAGCAGACATTATTGTGTATAAAGATGGTTTACCATATATCCTAATTGAGGTAAAACAAAAAATTCCTGAGAATCCTGAATTAATAAAACAAAATCTAGAATTAATTTCTTCATTGTTAGGGAATCAATATTCTGTGATAACGGATGGGATTTATGACTTGTGCTATATTGTTCAAAATTCATCACAACAAAATAAACTTAAATCAATTCCAGACATTCCTTCGACATACTCAAGTAGTTCAACAAAAAAACAAAAACGACACATTATTTTAAAATCTCCAGAATTATTTTTTTGGAATATTTGTGATGTTTTAAGAAGTAAAACAAAATCAAGATACCTTACAGAAAAAGAAATCAGTGATGACCTTCTAAAGCTAATAGGTGCAAAAATTTTTGATGAAAATAATTCTGAAAAGCCTCAATTTGTAGCAGATAATAGTGAAAATTATTTAAAAATTGTTACTAGAATTGAAAATATTTTAGAACAACTCAATAAAAAACAAAAATCACAAATTTTTGAACCAAAATTTAAACTTCCACATGACATACTAGTTGAAATAATTTTTAAAATTCAAAAATATTCTTTAACAAAATCTAAAATAACAGATTCTAAACTTGGATTCCCATATTTTATTTTTACAAAAAATAGTGGAGAATTTTTAACTCCACCGAATATTGCTTCGTTTTTGACAAATTTATTCCCAATAACTTCTGAGATGAAAGTTTTGGATTTAGCATGTGGTACTGGAAAACTTCTATTTGATGCTGGAAAAAAAGGAGCGACTATTGTTGGATTAGACATAAATGAATCTATGACAAACCTTGCAAAGATAAATTGTTATCTACATGAAATTGAAAATGCAACAATACTATGTACAAATAGTCTTGATTCTTTAGACACACTTTCAAAAAAATCTAATGATGTAATTCAACCTAATTCATTTGATCTCATTATGACGCATCCACCTTTTGGATTAACTCCTCAAATAGAGTATCAAAAATTTTCAATGCTAACAACTTCTGGAAGTAAGTATGTAGAGGCATTGTTTATCGAAAGAAGCTGGGAATTATTAAAAGAGGGCGGCAAATTAGTGATTATTTTGCCTGAAGGTATAATTTCTAACAAGATAACATTGGCAGTTAGAGAATTTATCACTAAAAATTTTAAGATTTTAGGTATTGTTGGTTTACCTGACTATGCATTTTATCCTTATTCATCTATTAAGACTTCTATATTGATACTTGAGAAATTAGGACCCAAAATTTATCAAAATTCATACAATGTTTTTATTGCAAACGCAGAGAATTTGGGATATGATAAACATGGTTCTTCAACAAACGCAAATGATTTTTCTCAGATAATAGAAGAGTTTCACGTTTTTTTAAAAACAAACAAAGGCCATACATTTGATACATCATTAAATGAGGAACTAAGATTAGATGGGAATTATTTTAAAAATATATCCAATTTAGGAACACAAAAACAAATTTGTCTTTTAAAAGAGATTACAGATATTTCTATTGGAGTTAAGAATCATAAACTACGAAAAGGCGATAAATATAGAATAGTAAAAGGTCAACAAATCAAAGATTTTGAAATTGACTTGTCAACTGCTGATTTAACTGGATTTGAATTAATTTCTATGGATAAATTTCTTTTAAAAAATAAAGACATAGTTCTCACTCGTTCAGGCACTGTTGGAAATGTTGGATTATGTAAAAATGTTGAAAATGTCATTTACAGTGATAATGTAATAAGAATACGGATTAATTCAAATAAAATTATTCCAGAATATCTTACTTCTTTTTTGCATTCAGAACTTGGTCAAAAACAACTTAGACAGTGTACTACAGGCAGTACAATTCGTGGAATTAGTTTGAGTAATCTTGAAAAAATTCAAATTCCAATACTTTCAATGTCGGAGCAAAATAAAATTGCACAGAAATTAGAGGATATTTTATATCAAAAATCAAAATTAAAAGATGCGTCAATTAAATTTGAAGAGTCTAAATCGAGACTTTCAAAAATTATTGAAGAAATTACAATGGAGCAAAATTAA
- a CDS encoding winged helix-turn-helix domain-containing protein, with translation MIQKLSNAHNGFKEWILETTKEPDDWSGFLSSKLHKQIKIELLSCTHDFEGFVKINNLKIDNAKTVFNFLKKSKLILDYDLGKSQAGNIAVWVKAKHPLICKNILDNKFKLSSDIEVNPGNQYFVFKSFYDDKVTTSHLKQLQNALTQRGITIKELKEKHNVNSIPHEIPKFEFNKDYRKVIELLLESNYFDQERRTMTQEEIAKKAKLSVGKTNKIIRNLQKEGFNTMLSFYPDMSKFESKMKELIKKDKQQLNSMKVTS, from the coding sequence TTGATTCAGAAACTATCTAATGCTCATAATGGATTCAAAGAATGGATCTTGGAAACAACCAAAGAGCCTGATGATTGGTCAGGATTTTTGTCTTCAAAATTGCATAAACAAATAAAAATCGAATTGTTATCATGCACTCATGATTTTGAAGGATTTGTAAAAATTAACAATTTGAAAATCGATAATGCTAAAACTGTCTTTAATTTTCTCAAAAAATCTAAGTTGATTTTAGATTATGATTTGGGTAAAAGTCAAGCGGGAAACATAGCTGTTTGGGTAAAAGCCAAACATCCATTAATATGCAAAAATATTCTAGATAATAAATTCAAACTATCTAGTGACATTGAAGTAAATCCTGGTAATCAATACTTTGTTTTCAAATCGTTTTATGATGACAAAGTTACAACAAGTCATTTAAAACAACTTCAAAATGCATTAACTCAACGAGGCATTACGATTAAAGAATTAAAAGAGAAACATAATGTTAACTCAATTCCTCACGAAATTCCAAAATTTGAATTTAATAAAGATTATAGAAAAGTAATTGAATTGCTATTGGAATCTAATTATTTTGATCAAGAGAGAAGAACGATGACCCAAGAAGAAATTGCAAAAAAAGCTAAACTCTCAGTAGGCAAAACCAATAAAATCATTCGGAATTTACAAAAAGAAGGTTTTAACACAATGTTGAGTTTCTATCCAGATATGTCTAAATTTGAATCAAAAATGAAGGAATTAATTAAAAAAGACAAACAACAACTTAATTCAATGAAAGTTACATCTTAA
- a CDS encoding tyrosine-type recombinase/integrase produces MQRSLLLFQNSINSKETLRVYQYSLDKFLSYFKLRDYDSLVRMDPKMLQQMIEDYVMEKKKQNKARSTIKTPISALELFCDTNDISINWKKINRLLPPLKKKSGSRAYSTEQVKKMLEATTEIRNKALIHFIAASGIRIGALPDLKIKHVRSISDGCKAVTVYPGEREEYITFLTPEASQVLDEYLTKRTQDGENINPESPLFRQVYAFGMAKAKPLKKVSIQAIIDRVLRRAGLRFGRDGTRRDVQLDHGFRKRWNTIVKTTDGIKIILAEKMFGHSTPTIPLDETYVDASESKLFKEYKKAILELTIDDSQRKQILLDTALKEKSELEKEIPGFIEKAVQRELSKLRNEGWQLNKK; encoded by the coding sequence ATGCAAAGATCCCTGTTACTTTTCCAAAATAGTATCAATAGCAAGGAAACCCTTAGGGTATACCAGTATTCGCTTGACAAGTTTCTCTCTTACTTCAAACTACGTGATTATGACAGCTTGGTAAGAATGGACCCCAAAATGCTCCAGCAGATGATCGAAGATTATGTCATGGAAAAGAAAAAACAGAATAAAGCAAGAAGTACTATCAAGACACCTATTTCTGCACTTGAGCTATTCTGTGATACAAATGACATTTCTATAAACTGGAAGAAAATAAACCGATTACTGCCTCCACTAAAGAAAAAATCTGGTTCTCGAGCTTATTCCACAGAACAAGTAAAAAAAATGCTTGAAGCGACAACAGAAATTCGCAACAAGGCTCTAATCCACTTTATTGCAGCATCTGGCATAAGGATTGGAGCATTACCTGATTTGAAAATAAAACATGTGAGAAGCATATCTGATGGATGCAAAGCTGTGACTGTTTATCCTGGCGAACGTGAAGAATACATCACTTTTTTGACTCCTGAAGCGTCACAAGTACTTGATGAGTATCTTACCAAACGAACTCAAGATGGAGAAAACATCAATCCAGAATCTCCTCTGTTCAGACAAGTTTACGCATTTGGTATGGCAAAGGCAAAACCTCTCAAAAAAGTAAGTATTCAGGCCATTATTGATAGGGTTCTCAGACGTGCAGGACTAAGATTTGGTAGAGATGGAACCAGAAGAGATGTACAGCTTGATCATGGGTTTAGGAAAAGATGGAATACGATTGTAAAAACAACTGATGGTATTAAGATAATTCTTGCAGAAAAGATGTTTGGACATTCTACTCCAACCATTCCTCTTGATGAAACCTATGTTGATGCATCTGAATCTAAATTGTTTAAGGAATACAAAAAAGCCATTCTTGAATTAACCATTGATGATTCTCAGAGAAAACAAATACTGTTGGATACAGCACTTAAGGAAAAATCTGAACTTGAGAAAGAAATACCTGGTTTTATTGAGAAAGCTGTTCAGAGAGAACTTTCAAAATTAAGAAATGAAGGTTGGCAGTTAAACAAAAAATAA
- the purN gene encoding phosphoribosylglycinamide formyltransferase: MLNLGILISGRGSNMESILKAIKRKKIPINPAIIISNKPDAKGLKIAQKMGIKTEVIESKNFKGSRLDYDKKIISTLEKHGVTPKNGLICLAGFMRIISPEFVKKYKNRIINIHPALLPAFPGLDAQKQAIDNGAKYSGCTVHFVDSGVDTGPIILQLVVKVKNNDTEKTLSKRILAKEHKAYPEAVRLFAENRIKIVGRKTIIS, translated from the coding sequence TTGCTAAATCTAGGAATTTTAATTTCAGGACGTGGGAGCAACATGGAATCCATTCTAAAAGCAATTAAACGTAAAAAAATCCCAATTAATCCAGCTATCATCATATCAAACAAACCTGATGCAAAAGGTTTGAAAATTGCACAAAAAATGGGCATAAAAACAGAAGTAATTGAAAGTAAAAATTTCAAAGGTAGTAGATTAGATTATGATAAAAAAATCATATCAACTCTAGAAAAACATGGGGTTACACCAAAAAATGGGTTGATTTGTTTAGCTGGATTTATGAGAATAATTAGTCCTGAGTTTGTTAAAAAATATAAAAATAGAATAATCAACATCCACCCAGCTTTACTTCCAGCTTTTCCAGGATTGGATGCTCAAAAACAGGCAATTGATAATGGTGCAAAATATTCAGGATGTACGGTACATTTTGTTGATTCGGGGGTAGATACAGGACCAATAATTTTACAACTAGTAGTCAAAGTAAAAAACAACGATACAGAAAAAACATTATCAAAGAGGATTTTAGCAAAAGAGCATAAAGCATACCCTGAAGCTGTAAGGTTATTTGCTGAGAATAGGATAAAAATTGTAGGTAGAAAAACTATAATTTCCTAA
- a CDS encoding cupin domain-containing protein: MNLVFDVNKYIEKIKKSDNYFHTFINKENLATGVLVLQPGEEDTQEPHDSDEVYFVIKGNGFLKIKNKDYEISENKMYFVEKKIPHFFHGNSKELVVLYFFSGLDS, encoded by the coding sequence ATGAACCTGGTTTTTGACGTAAACAAATACATTGAAAAAATAAAAAAAAGTGATAACTACTTTCATACTTTTATTAATAAAGAAAATTTAGCTACAGGTGTACTAGTATTGCAACCTGGAGAAGAAGACACTCAAGAACCACACGATAGTGATGAAGTATATTTTGTAATCAAAGGTAACGGTTTTTTAAAAATAAAAAACAAAGACTATGAGATTTCTGAAAATAAAATGTATTTTGTAGAGAAAAAAATTCCTCACTTTTTCCATGGCAATTCAAAAGAATTAGTTGTATTGTATTTTTTTAGTGGATTGGATTCTTAG
- a CDS encoding antibiotic biosynthesis monooxygenase family protein has protein sequence MFVVISDVQIKSESLDGFKNWFSESNKIVSKFDGFVNRRLLETKDGKHRILVEFENLEKFSKMHQSSEHEKLHSMAASFMEKLPEPKFYTVVSQ, from the coding sequence ATGTTTGTAGTAATATCTGACGTTCAAATAAAATCTGAATCTCTTGATGGCTTTAAAAATTGGTTTTCAGAATCAAATAAAATAGTTTCAAAATTTGATGGTTTTGTAAATAGACGCCTTTTAGAAACGAAAGATGGTAAACATAGGATATTAGTTGAATTTGAAAATCTTGAAAAATTCAGTAAAATGCATCAAAGTTCTGAACATGAAAAACTTCATTCCATGGCTGCATCCTTTATGGAAAAATTACCTGAACCTAAATTTTATACTGTAGTCTCACAATAA
- a CDS encoding bifunctional 5,10-methylenetetrahydrofolate dehydrogenase/5,10-methenyltetrahydrofolate cyclohydrolase: MTGIKIDGKEIAQSVKDRVRKAVEELKNQGINPCLATILVGDNPASATYVKNKHKACEEVGIITKDFKFASEISQLELNKKIDELNNDKTVHGILVQLPLPSQLDEFFTTSRISPLKDVDGLTPHNAGLLAMKKAALVACTPLGVMEMFDYYKIDLDGKNVVLINRSNLVGKPLYHLLLARNATVITCHSKTKNIKELCQHADIIITAVGDRNKFTLTSDMIKKDAIVIDVAISRYNEKLVGDADYEQIIQKASYATPVPGGVGPMTVAMLLKNTITAASLSSQIER; encoded by the coding sequence ATGACGGGCATAAAAATAGATGGTAAAGAAATTGCTCAGTCAGTAAAAGATAGAGTTAGAAAAGCTGTTGAAGAATTAAAAAATCAAGGGATCAATCCATGTTTGGCAACTATTCTAGTTGGAGATAATCCAGCATCTGCTACTTATGTCAAAAACAAGCACAAAGCATGTGAAGAAGTTGGAATTATCACCAAAGATTTCAAGTTTGCTTCAGAAATTAGCCAATTAGAATTAAATAAAAAAATTGATGAGCTAAATAACGATAAAACAGTTCACGGAATTTTAGTACAACTACCATTACCCAGTCAATTAGATGAATTTTTTACAACATCAAGAATTTCACCTCTAAAAGATGTGGATGGTCTAACACCACATAATGCAGGGTTACTAGCAATGAAAAAAGCTGCACTTGTGGCATGTACACCATTAGGAGTAATGGAAATGTTTGATTATTACAAGATAGATTTGGATGGAAAAAATGTAGTTTTAATTAATCGAAGTAATTTAGTTGGAAAACCGCTATATCATTTACTTTTAGCAAGAAATGCAACTGTGATTACATGTCACTCTAAAACAAAGAATATCAAAGAATTATGTCAACATGCAGATATTATAATTACAGCTGTTGGAGATAGAAACAAGTTCACATTAACATCAGATATGATAAAAAAAGATGCAATAGTAATCGATGTTGCAATATCAAGATACAACGAAAAATTAGTTGGAGATGCAGATTATGAACAAATTATTCAAAAAGCATCATATGCAACGCCTGTTCCAGGAGGGGTAGGACCTATGACAGTCGCAATGTTATTGAAAAATACAATAACAGCTGCATCATTAAGTAGTCAAATTGAAAGATAA
- a CDS encoding 5-formyltetrahydrofolate cyclo-ligase — MKDNSEKTSLRKFLLDKRDGTSFDLMKIISKAIQKRLKKIDSFRNAKKIGMYYPIGSEIMTQDIIQEALSEGKEVFLPKVVGKNIEFRKIESVSNLENGAFDIMEPRNECPMDNNLDIILVPTVGISQKGVRLGYGHGFYDRFLAENKVETISITMEKQIVKNIPASEHDITINWIVTEDRIIDTSKIR; from the coding sequence TTGAAAGATAATTCAGAAAAAACATCATTAAGAAAATTTCTTCTTGATAAAAGAGACGGTACTTCATTTGATTTAATGAAAATCATAAGCAAAGCAATACAAAAAAGACTAAAAAAGATTGATTCGTTTAGAAATGCAAAAAAAATAGGGATGTATTATCCCATCGGAAGTGAAATAATGACACAAGATATCATCCAAGAAGCACTAAGTGAAGGAAAAGAAGTATTTTTGCCCAAAGTAGTTGGAAAAAATATAGAATTTAGAAAGATTGAGAGTGTTAGCAATCTAGAAAATGGGGCTTTTGACATAATGGAACCTCGTAATGAATGCCCAATGGATAACAATCTAGATATCATATTGGTTCCAACAGTAGGAATTTCACAAAAGGGAGTAAGATTGGGGTACGGTCACGGATTTTATGATAGATTTTTAGCTGAAAATAAAGTTGAAACAATTTCGATAACAATGGAAAAACAAATAGTAAAAAACATACCAGCTTCAGAGCACGATATAACAATTAATTGGATTGTTACTGAAGATAGAATAATCGATACATCAAAGATACGATAG
- the purD gene encoding phosphoribosylamine--glycine ligase, giving the protein MVNVLVIGSGGREHALSWKLSQSPKIDTVFTAPGNGGTENNVSINVDDLDSLADFAKKNNCFTVVGPEIPLAAGIVDKFSQMNLKIFGPSKNAAQLESSKIWAKNFMKRNGIQTAKFEIFDDPKKAEEYVKSLDYNVVVKADGLASGKGVIVCNSSDEAIAAINSILVKKAFGDAGNRIIVEERIDGIEASYIALCDGVTAIPMASSQDHKRIFDDDKGPNTGGMGAYSPTPVINDVFAEKIQKKIINKTIQSMKNEGIIFKGFLYAGVMIRNNEPYVLEFNARMGDPECQPIMMRMDFDLYDYFVASVDGTLSSMPAPKWKNQSAVCIVLASQGYPESYLLGEEITGFDLIPKNAIVFHAGTKKQNGKILSNGGRVLGVTALGDTLSSAISNAYAAVDKITWPSKFCRMDIGKKGLSYL; this is encoded by the coding sequence TTGGTTAATGTTTTAGTCATTGGTTCGGGTGGACGAGAACATGCACTATCTTGGAAATTATCACAAAGTCCAAAGATTGATACTGTATTTACTGCACCTGGAAATGGTGGAACTGAAAATAATGTTTCAATTAATGTTGATGACCTTGATTCCCTTGCAGACTTTGCAAAAAAGAATAATTGTTTTACTGTAGTTGGTCCTGAGATTCCACTCGCAGCAGGAATTGTTGATAAATTTAGTCAAATGAATCTGAAAATTTTTGGACCCTCTAAAAATGCAGCACAATTAGAATCTAGTAAAATCTGGGCAAAAAATTTCATGAAAAGAAATGGAATTCAAACAGCAAAATTTGAAATCTTTGATGATCCAAAAAAAGCAGAAGAATATGTAAAATCTCTTGATTATAATGTTGTAGTCAAAGCTGATGGCCTTGCTTCTGGAAAAGGAGTAATAGTTTGTAATAGCTCTGATGAAGCAATCGCAGCAATTAACTCCATATTGGTAAAAAAGGCATTTGGTGATGCTGGTAATAGAATTATTGTGGAAGAGAGAATTGATGGAATTGAAGCTTCTTACATTGCATTATGTGATGGAGTAACTGCAATACCTATGGCGTCAAGCCAAGATCACAAAAGAATTTTTGATGATGATAAAGGCCCTAATACCGGAGGTATGGGTGCATATTCTCCAACTCCTGTCATTAATGATGTCTTTGCTGAAAAGATCCAAAAAAAAATCATCAATAAAACAATTCAATCAATGAAAAATGAGGGAATTATTTTCAAAGGATTCCTTTATGCCGGAGTAATGATTCGAAACAATGAACCATATGTTTTAGAATTTAATGCACGTATGGGTGACCCAGAATGTCAACCCATTATGATGAGGATGGATTTTGACTTGTATGATTATTTTGTTGCAAGTGTAGATGGTACATTATCTTCTATGCCTGCACCAAAATGGAAAAATCAATCAGCTGTTTGTATTGTTTTGGCATCTCAGGGATATCCTGAATCTTATCTATTAGGTGAAGAAATAACTGGATTTGATTTGATTCCAAAAAATGCTATTGTTTTTCATGCTGGAACAAAAAAGCAAAATGGAAAAATTCTATCAAATGGTGGTAGAGTATTAGGAGTTACTGCACTTGGTGATACATTATCTTCTGCAATTTCAAATGCATATGCTGCAGTAGATAAAATCACTTGGCCAAGCAAATTTTGCAGAATGGATATTGGTAAAAAAGGTCTATCGTATCTTTGA